GGCGGACATCGGCGCGCCCGAAGGCACCCCGAGCATGATGGGCATGGACATGAACATGATCATGACCCCCCGCGCTGAGAAGCCCGCCAAGAAGGACCGTGCCGCCGAGGACGCCCCCAGCGTCCCCGCCACGCCCGAACCGGCCGCGGCTGAACCCGTCGCGAACGCCAACGCGTAACGCCTGCACCTGTGAAGCCCGTCCCGCTCAGCGGGGCGGGTTTCCTGCTGTGCGAGGGAGGCCTGTCTTTGTGGACGCCGCCACCCTTGGAGATGCTTTAAATAGTAAACTGACAGTGGTGGGTGAAGCCCACCCCGGAGGTTCCCCATGATCAAGATGTACACCACCAGCTGGTGCCCCGACTGCCACGCCGCCAAACGCGCCCTGACCAGCAAGGGCCTCGCATTCGAGGAAATCAACATCGAGCAGGACGACAGCGCCGCCGAATACGTCATGAGCGTCAACGGCGGCAAACGCAGCGTCCCCACCCTCGTGCACGGCGACACTGCCGCCAGCCTCAGCGGCTTCCGCCCCCAAAAACTCGACGCGTTCCTCGCCCAGGCCGGACTGTAAAAGACGTCGAAAGAAGGTCGATGGTTGATGGAGGACTGCCCTCTATCAACCATCAATTTTTGAACATCACCCCTTCCTGATTCGGGCGGCCTCGCGTGCCGTCACGGTCCCGTCCGCCGCGACTGTATAGGCTGTGATGACCAACTCGGCAGGCGTGATCTCCAGGCGCAGGAACCCCGGCTGACCGAACGCCGCGAACGTCGCCAGGCGCGAGCCCGCAGGATCACCCCCCACCTCACCCGCCGCGCCCGACACGGCCGTCCACGTGCCCGGACACTCCGGCTGCGGGGCGAACACCTCCAGTGCGTGCACGTGCCCACTCAGGAGCAGATCCGCCGCGCCGCACACCGAAGCGTACAGGTCCCGCACCGCGCCCCCCTGCTGAAACGCAAACGGAAACCGGTCGTAGGCGCCCGCATTCCCATGCGCCCCATTACTGAACAGCGGGTGATGCCCCAGCACCAGCCGCCAGCGCGCCCCACTGCCCCGCACGGCGCCCGACAGCCACGCCCGCTGCGCCAGATCCCACGCGCCGCCCGGCCGCTCGGCCGGACGAAGCCCCGGCAGGTACGCGGCCAGCGGCGCTGTATCCACCGCGAAGAACTCCGCCAGCGCACCCACCGGCGCGCGGTAACTCCGGGCAGGCATCACCCACTGCGGATTCACGCGCGAGTACGCCACCTCGGCGTCCGCGCCGCGCGCGTCCGCACCGTCGCCGCCCACCAGCCACGACTCGTCATGATTTCCAGGCACCACCAGAAACGGCACCCCCAGCGGACCGTAGGCGTCCGCGAAGCGCGCCTGGAACAACGGGGAGTTCACGTCCTTCGGCCCCGCCGGGTAGAAGTTATCCCCCAGCGCCACGCCCAGATCGCAACCGTCACGCAGGCAGACCGCCCGCATGGCCGTCGCCACGCGCCGCTGCACCTCCGTACCCGTGCCCTGATCCCCCATCACCACGACCCGCAGGTGATCCGCTGGGCCCGGCTTCACGTCCACCTGAACGTCCGGCACCGTCACTGGCCCCTGAAGGGTGGGCGCGCAGGCCCCCAACACGGCGGTCAGCAGGACCCCCAGCGCACCCCTGTGCAACATTGGCAACATGGCCCCAATGTGAAGCTTAGAATGCTCTCACGCAACAACAAAGGGGGAACCATGAACGAATACCTGAATGTCATCCGCAACAACTACGCCAACTTCAGCGGACGTGCCCGCCGCCGCGAATACTGGATGTTCACGCTGATCAACACCATCATCGTGACCGTCCTGAGCATCCCCGTGTACGGCGCCGCCATCGGCATGGCCATGCAGTCCGACACGGGCGCCGCCCCCAGCGCAGGCCTGACCGGCATCAGCCTGATCTTCGCAGTCCTGATGGGCATCTACGCCCTGGCCGTCATGGTCCCCAGCATCGCCGTCACCGTCCGCCGCCTGCACGACGCGGGCTTCAGCGGCTGGCTGTACCTGCTGAACTTCATCGGCCTGAGCATCGTCGTCCTAGTCCTGTGCGTCCTGGACAGCAAACCCGGCAGCAACAAGTGGGGCCCCAACCCCAAGGGTGTCACCGACGGCATCCCCACACCCGCCCAGAACTGGTAAAGCCCACCCACGCAGCGCCCCACCCTGAACCGGGGGTGGGGCGTTCTCCCTGCCCGCACCTTCCTGGCGAGGTTATCCCCATGCGTGAATTCATGAGTGTCATCCATCACTACGCCACATTCACTGGCCGCGCCCGCCGCCGTGAATACTAGCTGTTCGTGCTCACCGCGACCCTGCTCTGCGCGGGCCTCGCTCTGGTTGACGACGCTCTCGGCCTCCAGACCGGCACTGGAGCCGCTGAGGACGGCCTGCTGATCAGCCTCCTGACGCTAACACTGTTCATCCCTGCCGTTGCGGTCACCAGCCGCCGCCTGCATGACACCGGGCGCTCTGGCTGGACGCAACTGCTGATCCTGATACCCGTGATTGGCTGGTTCACGTTGCTGGTCTGGCTGGCTGAGGACAGTGCACGAGCAGGGAACAAATGGGGAGAGGATCCGAAGGCGCCACTCCGCAGTCATGCTGCTTTCACCCCCAATGGGTAGGCGCTGGGAGCGTCCACAGGTAAGGCAACGGGATATTCACACATTGCTTACCTTGGACTCATGAACGAATTCATGGAAGTCGTGACCAGGAAGTACGCCCAATTTACTGGCCGCGCCCGCCGCCGCGAATACTGGATGTTCGCGCTGGTCGGCATTATTCTCAGCCTCATTCTGCGAGTACTGGATTACATCCTGGGCCTGAGCGCAGACGCCTTCTCCGGCGGCGCGCTCACTGCCGTTGGAAACCTCGCACTGCTCGTTCCCCACCTGGCAGTCGCAAGTCGACGCCTCCACGATACTGGCCGTTCCGGCTGGTGGCAGCTGATCGGCTTCATTCCCCTGATCGGCACCGTGGCCCTGATCGTCTTCCTGGCCACCGACAGCGCCGAGGGCGGGAACAAGTGGGGCCCGAACCCGAAAGCCCCTGCCCGGCGTCGTGAGATGCCCGCACGCAGCTGGTAAGCCCCACCCCATATCCGTCCGGGGGAGCGGTCCCCTCATGGCCGTGCATATGCTAGATGGCGCAGGCGCGGCCGGAGCAGGGCGGGCAGACTGGGGGTTGTGACCCTCACCATTCAACCGCTCACTCCACGTGATTTTGCCCAGGTCAGGCCGATGCTGCTCGACATGGGCTTCATGGAGGACGAGTCGGCCATGGAGGCCCGCTTCCCGGTGTTCTGCGTCTGCCCGGACTGGGTGCTGCTGGGCGCATTCAGAGATGGGCTGCTGCTGGGGTACGCGGCGGCGCAGGACTACGGGCCGCACCTTCGTTCCGGGAGCAGTCACCGCACGGCGAAACTGCATGACCTGTACACAGCACCCGGCGCGCGGGGGCAGGGCGTGGGCCGGACGCTGATGCGTGGCGTGGAGGCATGGGCGCAGGCGCGGGGCGCGCGGTACCTGTTCTGGTACGCGAACCTGCGTGAAGCGACGCCCGCCTACGAGCGCATGGGGTACACGCCGGGCGCGGAGGTGCAGGAGGGCTACCGCTTCTTCGAGGTGGACTTCGGTGAGCGCATGTCCCGCCAGCCGCACCCGGAGCGGGGCTCGTGATCCTGACCGCCCACGTCACGCCTCGCGCGGACCTGACGCCGCGGCTGGAGGCGGGGCTACGGTGCCTGCTGATCGCCGCGTACCCGCAGTTCGCGGACTTCTGGGCTGGCGCGTCGTACTGGGGCAGTGAGCCGGACTGGCACCTGTGGCTCGCTGGCGTGGCGGGCACGCCCGTGGCGCAGCTGGGCTGTGGGCAGCGTGTGGCGGAGGTCGGCGGGCGCGACGTTACGCTGGTGGGTGTCGGTGGGGTCGCCACGCACCCCGCGTGCCAGGGCCGGGGCGTGGGTCGC
This DNA window, taken from Deinococcus radiotolerans, encodes the following:
- a CDS encoding glutaredoxin domain-containing protein, whose translation is MIKMYTTSWCPDCHAAKRALTSKGLAFEEINIEQDDSAAEYVMSVNGGKRSVPTLVHGDTAASLSGFRPQKLDAFLAQAGL
- a CDS encoding metallophosphoesterase: MLPMLHRGALGVLLTAVLGACAPTLQGPVTVPDVQVDVKPGPADHLRVVVMGDQGTGTEVQRRVATAMRAVCLRDGCDLGVALGDNFYPAGPKDVNSPLFQARFADAYGPLGVPFLVVPGNHDESWLVGGDGADARGADAEVAYSRVNPQWVMPARSYRAPVGALAEFFAVDTAPLAAYLPGLRPAERPGGAWDLAQRAWLSGAVRGSGARWRLVLGHHPLFSNGAHGNAGAYDRFPFAFQQGGAVRDLYASVCGAADLLLSGHVHALEVFAPQPECPGTWTAVSGAAGEVGGDPAGSRLATFAAFGQPGFLRLEITPAELVITAYTVAADGTVTAREAARIRKG
- a CDS encoding DUF805 domain-containing protein, yielding MNEYLNVIRNNYANFSGRARRREYWMFTLINTIIVTVLSIPVYGAAIGMAMQSDTGAAPSAGLTGISLIFAVLMGIYALAVMVPSIAVTVRRLHDAGFSGWLYLLNFIGLSIVVLVLCVLDSKPGSNKWGPNPKGVTDGIPTPAQNW
- a CDS encoding DUF805 domain-containing protein, producing the protein MLTATLLCAGLALVDDALGLQTGTGAAEDGLLISLLTLTLFIPAVAVTSRRLHDTGRSGWTQLLILIPVIGWFTLLVWLAEDSARAGNKWGEDPKAPLRSHAAFTPNG
- a CDS encoding DUF805 domain-containing protein codes for the protein MNEFMEVVTRKYAQFTGRARRREYWMFALVGIILSLILRVLDYILGLSADAFSGGALTAVGNLALLVPHLAVASRRLHDTGRSGWWQLIGFIPLIGTVALIVFLATDSAEGGNKWGPNPKAPARRREMPARSW
- a CDS encoding GNAT family N-acetyltransferase: MTLTIQPLTPRDFAQVRPMLLDMGFMEDESAMEARFPVFCVCPDWVLLGAFRDGLLLGYAAAQDYGPHLRSGSSHRTAKLHDLYTAPGARGQGVGRTLMRGVEAWAQARGARYLFWYANLREATPAYERMGYTPGAEVQEGYRFFEVDFGERMSRQPHPERGS
- a CDS encoding GNAT family N-acetyltransferase, which translates into the protein MILTAHVTPRADLTPRLEAGLRCLLIAAYPQFADFWAGASYWGSEPDWHLWLAGVAGTPVAQLGCGQRVAEVGGRDVTLVGVGGVATHPACQGRGVGRRLLRALHAFLLTRPDVEFAFLQCREEVVPFYERGGFLRVPNAAHYLDPDEGQWVTDSGPTLILPVHAALAEWPVGETVNLRGTPW